One Campylobacter concisus DNA segment encodes these proteins:
- a CDS encoding outer membrane protein assembly factor BamD has protein sequence MKRFSKFLAVVALLGLFSGCAEKYTELYNLTPDEWYAQVIADIKDGDLEAADKHYVSMASEHVASPLLEQILLILAQAHANDEEYLMANHYLDEYIKRYGDNGSKTEFAQYLKIKANFDSFTQPNRNQKLMEDSVTEIEKFLYMYPNTEYKPLIETMLIKFKLALYFLDMQIADLYNRTGRDVSAKIYEQKLEESPFKNSDLIKPDVAWYRKLFE, from the coding sequence ATGAAAAGATTTTCTAAATTTCTAGCAGTTGTAGCTCTTTTGGGGCTTTTTAGTGGTTGTGCTGAAAAATATACCGAGCTTTACAATCTAACTCCAGATGAGTGGTATGCTCAGGTTATAGCTGATATAAAAGATGGCGATCTTGAAGCGGCCGATAAACACTATGTTTCAATGGCAAGCGAACACGTAGCAAGCCCACTTTTGGAGCAAATTTTACTTATCCTTGCCCAAGCTCACGCAAATGATGAAGAGTATCTAATGGCAAATCACTATCTTGACGAGTACATCAAAAGATATGGTGACAACGGCTCAAAAACAGAATTTGCTCAGTATCTAAAGATAAAAGCAAATTTTGACTCATTTACCCAACCAAACCGCAACCAAAAGCTTATGGAAGATAGCGTAACAGAGATCGAGAAATTTCTTTATATGTATCCAAATACTGAATATAAGCCACTTATTGAGACTATGCTTATTAAATTCAAACTCGCGCTTTACTTCCTAGATATGCAAATAGCTGATCTTTACAATAGGACTGGTCGTGACGTTTCGGCTAAAATTTACGAGCAAAAACTTGAAGAGTCGCCGTTTAAAAACTCAGATCTTATCAAACCTGATGTAGCATGGTATAGAAAACTGTTTGAATAG
- a CDS encoding type II secretion system protein produces MKKTKKAFTLIELIIVITVLGVISLMSFNTLMNLYQNYFQSKVINELETQSEIALEQISMLLSHRIKQSVIARKKNGDYLALNDSGVNLSSDFEILEFIPAAYELFDGINEYKGDDTNGDPIIEEGIYSGYVDLANSSVANGLKSPGSKFNDAFRNGVMDLTCENDSNEEDVNSGSRCINADNENGGLVAIFSSILYRVGSSFGYQENLDQRHLDIAKVGIQSIDTLKISSDFKNKKISEQYKLAYTAIAIAPAEQSAEDIQNGSFDLKIYYNYRPWLNESFKKFSSTSTKAIKAESATLAKHVTRFVFTEKNGVIALKLCLKAEKSEITICKSKAVY; encoded by the coding sequence ATGAAAAAAACAAAAAAAGCTTTTACATTAATTGAGTTAATAATAGTCATCACCGTACTTGGCGTTATCTCACTTATGAGCTTTAATACGCTTATGAATTTATATCAAAACTATTTTCAAAGCAAAGTAATAAACGAACTAGAAACACAAAGCGAAATCGCTCTAGAGCAAATTTCAATGCTGCTTAGCCACAGAATCAAACAAAGCGTTATCGCTAGGAAAAAAAATGGAGATTATCTAGCTCTAAATGATAGTGGCGTAAATTTAAGTAGTGACTTTGAAATTTTAGAATTTATCCCAGCCGCTTATGAGCTATTTGATGGCATAAACGAATATAAAGGAGATGATACTAACGGAGATCCTATCATCGAAGAAGGCATATATAGCGGATATGTAGATCTTGCAAATAGCTCTGTTGCAAATGGATTAAAAAGCCCTGGAAGCAAATTTAATGACGCTTTTAGAAACGGCGTAATGGACTTGACCTGCGAAAATGATAGCAATGAAGAAGATGTAAATAGTGGCTCTAGGTGTATAAACGCCGATAATGAAAATGGTGGTTTAGTGGCGATATTTTCTAGCATACTTTATAGAGTTGGTAGTAGCTTTGGCTATCAAGAAAATTTAGACCAAAGACACTTAGATATCGCAAAAGTTGGCATACAATCAATCGACACGCTTAAGATTTCAAGTGATTTTAAAAATAAAAAAATTTCAGAGCAGTATAAGCTAGCTTACACAGCTATTGCCATAGCGCCAGCTGAGCAAAGTGCCGAGGATATACAAAATGGCTCTTTTGACCTTAAAATTTACTACAATTATAGGCCATGGCTAAATGAAAGCTTTAAAAAATTTAGCTCAACATCTACAAAGGCTATCAAAGCCGAAAGTGCGACACTAGCTAAACATGTAACAAGATTTGTCTTTACAGAAAAAAATGGAGTCATCGCGCTAAAGCTCTGCCTTAAAGCAGAAAAATCAGAAATAACCATTTGCAAGTCAAAGGCGGTTTATTAA
- the hpf gene encoding ribosome hibernation-promoting factor, HPF/YfiA family, with amino-acid sequence MNISIVGKQFELTEPIKNYIQDAFDTLGKYNLDIISARCVVAADEKQGKKGFNAEFSLNMAHKDTIVVRQKDKDLYAAIDLAIEKASKVLRREHDKKFTVKGKADDKEFRSRIGEEKIEGVEEIVPMELEIYKPLEVEEALDKLKSSDKQFYVFNDVDAKMRVIYKRTDGTFGLY; translated from the coding sequence ATGAACATAAGCATTGTAGGAAAACAATTTGAGCTAACAGAGCCAATCAAAAACTATATCCAAGACGCTTTTGATACACTTGGCAAATACAATCTCGACATTATCTCAGCAAGATGTGTTGTAGCAGCCGATGAAAAACAAGGAAAAAAAGGCTTTAATGCAGAATTTTCTCTAAATATGGCTCATAAAGACACCATAGTCGTTCGCCAAAAAGATAAAGATCTTTACGCTGCGATCGATCTTGCTATCGAAAAAGCATCAAAAGTTTTAAGAAGAGAGCATGATAAGAAATTTACCGTAAAAGGCAAGGCTGACGACAAAGAATTCCGCTCAAGAATAGGCGAAGAAAAGATCGAAGGTGTTGAAGAAATTGTGCCTATGGAGCTTGAAATTTATAAACCACTTGAAGTTGAAGAAGCACTTGATAAACTAAAATCAAGCGATAAACAATTTTACGTATTTAACGATGTTGACGCAAAAATGCGTGTAATCTACAAAAGAACAGACGGAACTTTCGGTCTTTACTAA
- a CDS encoding type II secretion system protein, translated as MKRGGFSLIELILSVLVVAIVSASLPLAVRTTSNLSEQSLMQEGLMNAKTYMSLILKAPFSDQVLIAGKNTMPSSITTQEAIIFPLIICEQGANPDFYEKSGVKGEGHRILAYPVQNSSACATRPNDSKLPESIKSVNFKVKSIKNFNTQKSISPTASTTKRDFIIDTETTPTITNGADKFVVSTPLNDNDVLQIKLDTTMKTTKESKSVLYGYAFNIGESSTLSVKEWK; from the coding sequence GTGAAAAGGGGTGGCTTTTCATTGATAGAGCTTATCTTATCAGTGCTTGTAGTAGCTATAGTAAGTGCAAGCTTGCCACTAGCAGTAAGAACTACTTCAAATTTAAGCGAGCAATCCTTAATGCAAGAAGGACTAATGAATGCTAAAACTTATATGTCATTAATATTAAAAGCACCATTTAGTGATCAAGTCTTAATAGCCGGTAAAAATACCATGCCATCATCTATAACCACTCAAGAGGCTATAATTTTTCCTCTTATTATCTGTGAACAAGGGGCAAATCCGGATTTTTATGAAAAAAGCGGTGTAAAAGGAGAAGGACATAGGATACTTGCGTATCCGGTACAAAATTCATCTGCATGTGCCACAAGGCCCAATGATTCAAAGCTTCCAGAATCAATCAAAAGCGTAAATTTTAAAGTAAAATCTATCAAAAATTTCAATACTCAAAAATCCATCTCACCAACTGCCAGTACCACTAAACGCGACTTTATCATAGATACAGAGACGACTCCAACCATAACAAATGGAGCTGATAAATTTGTAGTTAGCACTCCTTTAAACGATAACGATGTTTTACAGATAAAGCTAGATACGACTATGAAAACTACAAAAGAGAGCAAAAGCGTACTTTATGGATATGCCTTTAATATAGGTGAAAGCAGCACTCTAAGTGTAAAAGAATGGAAATGA
- the fliW gene encoding flagellar assembly protein FliW, with the protein MIFSVKSPILGFEHIKTMELIELDKFFVKLASKDDETSFTMINPFALRSYEFDIPSYYEDLMEIKESSQLRIYNIIVVALPLEKSTVNFIAPIVCNMDNMTLSQVVLDIAKYPQYGQAEMIENFIQK; encoded by the coding sequence ATGATTTTTAGTGTTAAAAGCCCTATTTTAGGCTTTGAGCATATCAAAACGATGGAGTTAATTGAACTTGATAAATTTTTTGTTAAGCTAGCAAGCAAAGATGATGAGACATCTTTTACAATGATAAATCCTTTTGCATTAAGAAGCTACGAATTCGACATTCCAAGCTATTATGAAGATCTTATGGAGATTAAAGAAAGCTCTCAACTTAGAATTTATAACATTATCGTTGTTGCACTCCCGCTTGAAAAATCAACTGTAAATTTTATAGCTCCTATCGTTTGCAATATGGACAATATGACCTTATCCCAAGTCGTTTTAGACATTGCCAAATATCCTCAGTACGGGCAAGCTGAAATGATAGAAAATTTTATACAAAAATAG